GCCGGTGCTCTTGGACATCTTGGCCCCGTTGATCGACCACCAACCGTGCACGAGCAGGCCTTTCGGCGGCGGCAGCCCGAGCGCGTGGAGCATGATCGGCCAGTAGATGCCGTGTGCGGGGATAAGGATGTCCTTGCCGATGACGTTATAGTCGGCAGGCCAGCGGCCGAGGTCCTTCACCGCGGTGTAGTAGTTCAGCAGCGCGTCGAACCACACGTAGGTGACGTAGTTCTCGTCGAACGGCAGCGGAATGCCCCACTCGAGGCGATCCTTCGGACGCGAGATGCAGAGGTCGTTGAGCGGCTCGCTGAGAAATTCGAGCAGCGACTTGCGACGGTGCGCCGGAAACACGAAGTCCTCGTGCGCCGTGATATAGTCGATCAGCCACTGCTGATAGGCGCGCAGCTTGAAGAAGTAGTTGCTCTCCGTGATCTCGATGACCTCGCCGAAAATTTCCGGCCATTTGCCGTCGGGCAGGCGGTCCTTCTCCTGGAGAAACTGCTCCTGGCGCGGCGAGTAGAAGCCCTTGTATTCGGCCTTGTAGATCTCGCCCTTGTCGAAGAGCTGCTGCAGGCAATCGCGCACGACCTGCTTGTGGCGCGGCTCGGTGGTGCGGATAAAGTCGTTGTTCGAGAGATTGAGGAGCTTCGCGAGCTGGACGAATTCCTGCGCGGTGTCGTCGACGAACTCCTGCGTCGGCACGCCCTTGGCGCGCGCGCTTTGCTGGATTTTTTGGCCGTGCTCGTCGGTGCCGGTGAGGAAGAAGACGTCCTGCCCCTGCATTCGCTTGGTGCGCGCGATGACGTCGGACAGCACCTTTTCGTAGGCGTGGCCGAGATGCGGCGAGCCGTTGACGTAGTCAATGGCAGTGGTCAGGTAGAACGACTTCATGAAAAGAACGGTCAAAGTAGTGGTCGGGACCCGTTTGTCGAAGATTTTGACGGGACTCGCCGGGCGGCCTAAGACACCTTCGCCAACTCCCTCATGACGCCCCTCGCTCGCGCGCTCCTGCTCTCGATCACCCTCGTCGGGGTTTTCCTCGTCGCGGCGTTTTCACTGCAAGCGTGGTGGCTGCGGCAGGAAACCGCGGCGCGCAGCGAAATGGCGGACCGGCTCGAAACCACTTTGAGCGGCGCCCTCCGCCTCGTTTCGCGGGCTCCGGAAAAATGGGACGAGTCCTTTCGCCGCGATCTGAGCGGCTTGGTGCAGGCCGACGTCCAACTGCGGCGCGCGCCGGTCGTGGCGCCAAACCTGCCGGACGCCTTGTTCGCGGCGGTTCCGCTGCCGGGTCATCCCGATTGGACGGTCACCGCCACCGGCAACTCGCCCACGCTCCAGCGGCTGCGGCGCTCGCATCAACGCCTCTTCGTCACCACCATCTTTCTCGCGCTGCTTCTCGGTGCCATTCCGCTCGTGTTCAGCCTGGCCAGCTCGCGCCCGAATCCCGAGCGCGACACTCGTGCACCTTGGCGGCGCGACGCGGCGGGCTTCGAGCAATTCGCCCGCCTCACCGTCGAGCGCGGCGCGGCGCTCGAACGCGAGCACGACGCGCGCCGTCGCGCCGAGGAGGACCTGCAGGTCAGCCGCACGCTGCTCGACCGTTCTCTCGAGGAGCGCATCAAGCTCGGCCGCGAACTCCACGACAACATGAGCCAGACGCTCTACGCCGTGAGCCTCGCGCTCGAAAGCGTCCGCAAGAAAATGACCGCCGCGCCCGCGATAGAGGAGCGACTCGACCAGTGCGTCGTCGAACTGCGCCGCCTCAATCAGGAAGTCCGCGCTTACATCCGCGAGCTCGAGCCGGAGAATCTCCGCCGCGAATCCTTCCCCACCGCGCTGGCCTCAACGCTCAAAGGCCTCGTGCCTGATCACGTGGTGCTGGAACAACGTCTCGATCCCACCGCGCTCGAACTGATTCCCGCGCAGCACGCCTCGGAGCTGGTGAACATCGTTCGCGAGGCTGTCAGCAACAGCGTGCGCCACGGCCGCGCGCAACGCATCACGCTGCGCGCCGCGCATGACGCAGGCTCGCTCGCGCTCGCGATTGCGGACGACGGCGCGGGCTTCGCCGCCAGCCAGACGGCTTCCGGCGGCCACGGCCTCGCCAACATGCGTGCCCGCGCCGCCGCGCTTGGCGGCACGCTGCACGTCGAGTCCGCCCCGGGAAAAGGCACTCGCGTCCTCCTCACGTTGCCCCTCG
This region of Opitutia bacterium genomic DNA includes:
- a CDS encoding sensor histidine kinase yields the protein MTPLARALLLSITLVGVFLVAAFSLQAWWLRQETAARSEMADRLETTLSGALRLVSRAPEKWDESFRRDLSGLVQADVQLRRAPVVAPNLPDALFAAVPLPGHPDWTVTATGNSPTLQRLRRSHQRLFVTTIFLALLLGAIPLVFSLASSRPNPERDTRAPWRRDAAGFEQFARLTVERGAALEREHDARRRAEEDLQVSRTLLDRSLEERIKLGRELHDNMSQTLYAVSLALESVRKKMTAAPAIEERLDQCVVELRRLNQEVRAYIRELEPENLRRESFPTALASTLKGLVPDHVVLEQRLDPTALELIPAQHASELVNIVREAVSNSVRHGRAQRITLRAAHDAGSLALAIADDGAGFAASQTASGGHGLANMRARAAALGGTLHVESAPGKGTRVLLTLPLASPSSA
- a CDS encoding methionine--tRNA ligase; its protein translation is MKSFYLTTAIDYVNGSPHLGHAYEKVLSDVIARTKRMQGQDVFFLTGTDEHGQKIQQSARAKGVPTQEFVDDTAQEFVQLAKLLNLSNNDFIRTTEPRHKQVVRDCLQQLFDKGEIYKAEYKGFYSPRQEQFLQEKDRLPDGKWPEIFGEVIEITESNYFFKLRAYQQWLIDYITAHEDFVFPAHRRKSLLEFLSEPLNDLCISRPKDRLEWGIPLPFDENYVTYVWFDALLNYYTAVKDLGRWPADYNVIGKDILIPAHGIYWPIMLHALGLPPPKGLLVHGWWSINGAKMSKSTGNFVDPVEFTKTWNVDSLRYFLVREMTVGMDADFSQEQFLVRYNSELANSLGNLVNRTLNMTTRFAAGVVPTFEVTEDPERELQALWPKTRDEFTALCDGFQFHLALERAMQFVAATNAYIEKRAPWKLAKDPSPAAQAQLRTTLATIAEALRLGSALLWPVMPAAVDKIRTGLALPPLSKWEGELEWGGRLAGAKLGAVDILFPKPAPEKKG